A genomic region of Methanothermobacter thermautotrophicus str. Delta H contains the following coding sequences:
- a CDS encoding DUF128 domain-containing protein — MADETNQKMMEILRILAEHDDVLGAKIIASELRKKGYNLGERAVRYHMRILDEKGFTERVGYAGRRITEKGLQEINRGLVYDQVDFIFSKFESMIYNTSFNPDTLEGKVVVNTSRISPRSIETLKHVMRNGLCLSPRVKLERDGDGCIISTICGTTVDGILLASGIPVIPQFGGLVRFEDHQPVNFTELIAYKKTSMTPLEAFTSENMTSVLSVIEEGDGLVPANLRLVPGTGREDAVKILRKLEGIGISGVLKVGEPGEDVLGVPVADGMVGVAIIGGITPLCAIQEAGYRAEIKLAENLIEFQSLKPLVKPERKLMVSAPERGVKVRFLLSKAWNLINRVDLNPEDLSGRVIANISLISRDDLDYALEVIGQVLSERPEFSTLPMIGVTDEGGMAGIATVCSLTLDGVLIKSGIMSTPKYGGLLEVGGRAPRFVELTAYSGSSLDPHEIYVSKNMTAVLEALNGQGRVLASLREVPYLARDHAEGLIEELSEAGFSVLKIGVPGEILYNARVEKYHAGIVTPGGLNPLAAVREAGVEIRMKAIERLMDLREFRYVDEV, encoded by the coding sequence ATGGCTGATGAGACCAACCAGAAGATGATGGAGATTTTAAGGATCCTTGCAGAGCATGATGATGTCCTCGGGGCAAAGATAATAGCATCTGAACTCAGGAAGAAAGGGTACAACCTCGGGGAACGGGCCGTCAGATACCACATGCGCATACTTGACGAAAAGGGCTTCACAGAAAGGGTTGGTTATGCTGGAAGGAGAATAACAGAGAAGGGGCTGCAGGAGATAAACCGTGGCCTCGTCTATGACCAGGTCGATTTCATATTCTCAAAGTTTGAGAGCATGATATACAATACAAGCTTCAACCCTGACACCCTCGAGGGGAAGGTTGTCGTTAACACGTCAAGGATATCCCCCCGGTCCATTGAGACCCTCAAACATGTTATGAGAAATGGGCTCTGCCTCAGCCCAAGGGTTAAGCTTGAAAGGGATGGTGATGGGTGCATAATAAGCACCATATGCGGGACAACCGTCGACGGCATCCTGCTCGCCAGTGGCATACCTGTCATACCCCAGTTCGGGGGCCTTGTGAGATTTGAGGACCATCAGCCAGTGAACTTCACAGAGCTCATAGCCTACAAGAAAACATCGATGACACCCCTGGAGGCCTTCACCTCAGAGAACATGACCTCGGTTCTCAGTGTCATTGAGGAGGGGGATGGGCTGGTACCGGCAAATCTCCGCCTCGTGCCAGGGACCGGAAGGGAGGACGCCGTGAAAATTCTGAGGAAACTTGAGGGAATCGGGATATCAGGGGTGCTCAAGGTTGGAGAACCCGGAGAGGACGTCCTGGGTGTCCCGGTTGCAGATGGAATGGTGGGTGTTGCAATCATAGGGGGTATAACTCCCCTCTGCGCCATCCAGGAGGCCGGCTACCGTGCAGAAATTAAACTGGCAGAGAACCTCATAGAATTCCAGAGCCTGAAGCCCCTTGTAAAGCCTGAGAGAAAGTTAATGGTTTCTGCACCTGAAAGGGGTGTCAAGGTCCGCTTCCTCCTGTCAAAGGCCTGGAACCTCATAAACAGAGTGGATTTAAATCCAGAGGACCTTTCAGGGAGGGTTATAGCCAACATATCCCTCATAAGCAGGGATGATCTGGATTATGCCCTTGAAGTCATAGGTCAGGTTCTCAGTGAGAGGCCAGAATTCTCCACCCTCCCCATGATAGGAGTCACCGATGAGGGGGGCATGGCTGGAATTGCAACTGTATGCAGTCTCACACTGGATGGTGTACTGATAAAGAGCGGTATCATGTCCACACCAAAGTACGGGGGTCTGCTTGAGGTCGGCGGCAGGGCCCCCCGCTTTGTTGAGCTCACAGCCTACAGTGGTTCCTCCCTTGACCCCCATGAGATCTACGTATCAAAGAATATGACTGCGGTCCTTGAAGCCCTCAATGGACAGGGCAGGGTCCTTGCGAGTCTGAGGGAGGTCCCGTACCTTGCAAGGGACCATGCTGAGGGCCTGATTGAAGAACTCTCTGAAGCAGGATTCAGTGTGCTCAAAATCGGCGTCCCCGGCGAGATACTGTACAATGCCCGTGTGGAGAAGTATCACGCAGGTATAGTCACACCCGGCGGCCTGAACCCCCTTGCAGCTGTCAGAGAGGCGGGTGTTGAGATAAGGATGAAGGCCATCGAGAGACTCATGGATCTCAGGGAATTCAGATATGTGGATGAAGTGTAA
- a CDS encoding DUF2097 domain-containing protein — MISLKKENRIATCEELCRYIKEEVKPGDTVRLSLGRVYIPGKVVTNNAGVLQIKIDSDMIKGLTTIDVEKLKEYLIELEHECEGGVCLIEAVDE, encoded by the coding sequence GTGATCTCTTTGAAAAAGGAAAATAGAATAGCAACCTGTGAGGAACTCTGCAGGTACATAAAGGAGGAGGTGAAGCCCGGGGATACCGTGAGACTATCCCTCGGCCGTGTGTATATACCTGGAAAGGTCGTCACCAACAACGCAGGGGTTCTGCAGATAAAGATCGACAGTGATATGATAAAGGGCCTTACAACAATTGATGTTGAGAAGCTGAAGGAGTACCTCATCGAACTTGAACATGAATGTGAAGGTGGGGTATGCCTGATCGAGGCAGTTGATGAATGA